The stretch of DNA CTGCTGATCCTTGCTCTATTATCTATGAGGGACCATCTGCTTTTTCTGAGCCTGAAATCCGTGTGATTAGAGATGCTGTACTCTCAAACTTACCTCGTGCTGCCCTGTACATCTCCCTGCACAGTTACGGAAACATGTTCCTGTACGCATGGGGACACAATGGTATGTAATGcaaaggattttttttgtaaaatttcgaAGATTCTGAAGTATACTAATTGTCATAAGATTGGAAACGAATTTTAGTATAGTGTAagtgtttaattaataagttacataacatattttttattttatttgtaatgcaCAGGCACCCTCCCATCAAATGGACTGGCTCTTCACCTCGCTGGCATCAGAATGGCGGACGCCATTGACAAACTCAAACTAGACAAAGCAAGGCCTTACGTGGTAGGTAACGCTGCTCAGGTGCTGTATTTCACAAGTGGCACCTCTCGTGATTGGACCCGCTCCGTTGGTATTCCTCTCACCTACACCATGGAACTGCCTGGCTACGAATATGAATTCATTGTACCACCAACCTACATCAAACAAATTGTCACCGAATCTTGGGCGGGTATCGCAGAAGGCGGACACTACgttctttatatgtataattaaattgttagaTTGCtacaataaataactttttaaagaatttaatcgttttatattttattatacatagataaaataaaattaaacaatcatGTTTCTGTATAACATTGGCACGTATTGATATGATTCATAATTTTCCATTCACCTTTTTCACTAGAATATATTATCAAAGAATATACCTTCGTAGTTGTTGTCAAATCGACATATgacaacattaataataatatttttatactgggCTCTACagcaatgtactacagtatgtATTTAccattatttagtttattcatAGCAACGATATTGTAcctaaatattcaaatacaagAAATCTTTGTTACATAAACTTGACAATAGGTGATTATCACTACAATGAACTTCCTGTAGTTCAGCGAAAACAAATTCACAGTTAACTGACACAACTTCATCTATTCCATACTCTGTGAAgtcttcaaaataaatttacatttagttttttttttttaattatggaagtttatcgaataataataaaatgtttcgttGTATCCgctactttatttaaatattcagaaaCAGTTAAATTTGTTCGAACTATCGAAGCTATAGGATTACCCTATTATAAGATTTCTTTAAAACTGGGAACTTGCCAAGGTAggtcattattattatgtaatgaaaaataaaataaagtgacAGCCAGGTAATGATCTAATACTTGGTAAGGCCTTTTCTACTTCTCGGGAAAAAGATTGGAGTCATTGTACCACGATACGTCAATGAAAGTTGGTAGAAACATATGGGGCAAATTTGTATGCACTACATTACGTAGTTTTTCACGATGTTTCCACTcatcttcaaataaaaattgatttattaatacaaattaagctcgTATAACAAGAGTAAGAGAGTGACGCTTGCCGTAACTTGCACCTCAATCGTCGTATAAGGTGcatgtgttataaatatattcctacataaagaaaacaatatttgctaagtgattaaataaatactataatttaataaataatattaactagtTTATATTACATCTtcattaataagtatttataaacagCGAATtagtagattatatttattctgaatCTTCATTTAGTGGTAATGAATTGTTATTAGTTGGtaataatgtacatattacTGATCGTTAGTCTCTCTCGCTTGACTGATTaggctttaatttaattttgtttgtttggctaaaaattgaaaattttgattataaatttgttatgtatatatgtataatttaaattacgctggcatattgtaaatttataggtaaaatacacataaaattgGTAAAATAGAATAgggaaaaaaaatcttaaaaaacgAGTCCAACTCGTTTTCCCTCGGAGTTGATGCTGTTTTCCTTTCCTAAATAccattactattatttaaataaagtgccTTTTGTTCTAGAAAGTATACTCTTTTCCGAAAATAAGGCGTGGCCAACCGCTCGCATGAACAGAATTAtggaaatatattacaaaagtgAAATCAGTAAGTTGATAACCattagataatttataatacctattctattctatttttgtccttaatatatttttgtcctTATATATTTTGAGGGATTAATAGATGCAATCAAAGATAACTAAAATCTTAAAAGCTGGTTTAGTCTTGGTCTCATTCATAATAAGTCGTCGGTGGTTAAAGATATTTCCAATTTGAATAACAGTTTTAAATTCGGGGATTAATTAGCAGTATTTCACAACCATACCGTTAGCAGACAACTAAACTTCgtctacaaaaaaattatctacATCTGACATTACCTGTTAGTATTGAATTGCTGTCCCATACCCAACAATGATAGGGGTGTATATCGTAAACTTCAAACAGACTCAAATTTGAGGCGAAGGTTCGGAatatattccgccacgctgttccaacgcgggttcgtggaatacacatgtggcagaatttctataaaattagatacatgcacgatgttttccttcaccgccgagaacaagaggagttataaacacaaattaagcacgtgaatattcagtgttgcctgcctgggtttgaacccgcgataatcggttaagatgcactcgtccTAACCACTGAGCCGGTTCTCGGCTATGTGTAAAgagcaaactttttttttaatcgatgtaatatattttaattggtgtcgtcgaaaaatgtttaaaaagctCGTAAACATAGTTAAATCATTGAAAAATAGAACTTATTAATAGatagaaaaatatcaaaaagttATATTACTTTTCAGGTGAATTCACAGTATCCAGCgtcgaaataaaattagtaattaatgaTACGGACTGTTTAGGATCTTCTAATTCCGGTGTTGGTTATCCAGAATTTTCAGCTACAATATTTTTAGCAACTAATATGgctgttttattttacagtttaaCAATATACACATGTAAtcataactacaaaataatttctaatGAGGAAGGCTTCgtacctaatttatttttttatactaagctAAGAAAGTCAGagccattaaatattttatagtcaaCGCTATTAAAAATCATTGCAATTAAATGTTTGACTGTGGTGTTCGTGTAAATATAAATGCAGCACTCttctttaaatattgtaataagcattttattacagaaatataataaataatctactattagaaaaaaaaaacattttatctaCTACAAATACATACCATAGAGCAAAATTAACAGATTACA from Vanessa cardui chromosome 20, ilVanCard2.1, whole genome shotgun sequence encodes:
- the LOC124538546 gene encoding uncharacterized protein LOC124538546, which codes for MYYKTVKFVRTIEAIGLPYYKISLKLGTCQESILFSENKAWPTARMNRIMEIYYKSEISEFTVSSVEIKLVINDTDCLGSSNSGVGYPEFSATIFLATNMAVLFYSLTIYTCNHNYKIISNEEGFVPNLFFYTKLRKSEPLNIL